CAAGActacaaaacagcaacacagctTTTTGTTAACTGCAATTTCAATAAATATCCTATTTTCCGTGAAAGTGTGTCCCCTCTTACCTGGAAACAATTTTTAAACTTCTGGCTGACAAAGTAGAGGGCAATCGGGTTAATGCAGGAGTTTAAAGAGGCCATGTTGATTCCGATGTAATCCATCACCAAGAGGAAGCTGGCGGAGAAAAGGGCAAAGTTTAGTGAAGAAGAAATGGAAGAGGAAGTCGCACATTGCAGAACAATGGGTTCTCATGACGTTTTTTACTCTAACTGTGCCGGTTATCTGCATGCCTACCTGAGCAGCTCGCAACGGTTGGGGTCATTTTGGTCGTAGATTGTTTTCTTCAGAATGCGGCTGAGATGAAGGGGCAGCCAGCAGAAAGCAAAAATCAGCACCAGGCAGAACACTGTCTTCGCTACTTCCCTCCGctacaccaaacacacacaaagaaaaacattgacTCTACTGAGCGTAACCATCCCTCTAAGTGCTTCTGAATTAGCTGGCATTCACATGTATACCTGTTTCATGTGGTCATTGAGCGCGATCCTCATGCCTTTTTTGCGACTGAGCATCTCACAGGACATAAGCGTGTAGAAGATTCCAGTGCAGGCCAGTGGGAAGCAGAAATAGAAGCCAAACAGCCACCAATCTTTGACCTCCCGGTAGTGCTTCAGAAGAAAAGGGCCCAGTTAGATAAAAGATAAATACCAATATAGGACTGTAGGCGTTATAAATATCCAAGATTTTAGAACCCTTCCAGAACTTCACAATTAATACATaaaccttaaatttggtttagACTTTCTGTGATTTGGAACCACATTATTTCTCTTGtacttttttgccatttaaggcaaaaaaaatttacatgaaaattgGTACAAATACCGTAAATTAGGTTTTGATGTTTTGGAACaacttctgtctctctcttgtACTTATCTGGCATTTAGGAAAAAttctttttggctgaactgaaGACATTTCCCTGATTAAAGGGACTGTTTGGTTTCTTTGAAGTGGGTCCCATGAGATAATTGTGCATAGTCAGTTTATTACAAAGAATGAATCTCCAGTCTTCAGCCCCACCAGTTTGAAAAAGCAGACAGGACTTCTGGCAGGAAGCTAAGCAATGCTGTAAACAGGGTTGGCAGAAAGACATATTTTAGCCACCTGGAAAGATATGCACTTTCCAAAATCAATATCTGTTTAAGTGTACACAGCATTTCTTTGGCACCAGTTTCTGAACTACGGAACCTCAGTATTTCTATTGAATTACACAGCTGGAACTTAGACTGACACGTCTGATCTGCAGCCTAATACAGTCTGCAGCATGAACGCACTCGTGTGGGAACAAAGTTCTGCAGAAGTTCAGCACAGCTCAGTGTGAATGATGTGacaaattacacattaaaagacaaagctgctttattactccaccaaggaacacggcggaggtatgtgacgatcagcatacatttgtctgtctgtctgttagcaacattactcaaaaatggacaaacggatttggggaaggtgctgacgatcacatgattacgatcctactacaaattcaccgctgcggacttatcgggactggAGTTAAagaactaaaaatttaaaactacaagatagaataaaagacctGTAAGATAAGTAAAAAGGTTAAaagttaaaagaataaaaatacataagataaTAAATAGAGAATGATAAGAACATAAGAAGGATTTAAAAGGttagttaaaagcctgattaaaaaggtgagtctttaactttcttttaaaagaaagttattttttattaaagatttcatctgttggaaatgatacaacaactaagcagccttggcagagtactgttcCTCTCTTCTGAATTGATTAAAGCCACATATTGGAAATGTCTTCATAATTCCTGCCTTCCTGTCTGCCTGAATCAACCATGAACATTATGAGAAACATTCACAAATTTTGCCTACAGTGTATCATCCTGAATTTTTTGATATCGCTAATTACTTCCCGGCTGAGAAAAAAGAGATCCTGTTTGAAGAGAATTGTATTGTTGCTGTCCGGATGCTTCTCCTTTGAAGTGAACCATTCTGTTGAGATTTGTTCATGAAAGTAACATTGCTGATCAAAATCCaagtgtctttttcttttcactgcaCTCAGCCCAGTACAGGTAGATGTAAAACACCCTGCAGGATAATTTTCACCATgtattttttggacaacatccccattaaatatttagaagtgataaaaaaaattgtgcacTGCCAAACTGAACTTGTTCTGATCGTACGTCAAAGAAAGATAAAAGCTCCCTCAGCTGTTTGGGTTTATCATGTTTATACGCACAAATTTCCTTCTTGTTTTTTAACTTGTGTACATTTTTTGCATAGATTGTGTAACATGTTAAAATATTACCATTAATGTTGACTCCAATATCctgttaatgttattttattttttaatattttaaaatattggcAAAATCACGCAGCGTattagaaccagaaactgtaaagagaaaaaaattttgAGATTTCAACATTCCGATGGTCCATAAAATAATCATGCGTAATGTATAGTTAAGCTGGGAAAACGAACCAAATAAAATAAGCTTAAAActgctaaaattaaaaaatggtcaaaaattatataaaaagtaACTTAAACagattaagttaaaaaaaaaatctatgctcCTCGGCCAATCTGACCAGTATTGACTAACAGttgtgtgacaaaaattcagggacttttcagcttcACTGGTGACAGTGTTACACAAAGTGGACAAATggaaacaatataaaaatgtacatagtaaaatatcaccattttttcagtattaataACACCTGTGGACAGCTGGAAAAATCTTGTCCAtattgattccaggtttttatattttttgtaaaatgaataatcaaagaaattcgactcctgttttctttttaggatttatggcattataactttgtcatactgcacagaatgCATTTCTGAGACCTCTCTaattctagccatggttgtgctgtttccatagaggtccaGGACTTTATAATGTAGtgaaatgagcctacagtgactaaaaatgtgacaggggcaaaaaaaaaaaaagtagtagcCAAATGACAGCTACTGATCTCTATAAGCACACCTCTCTATTATGTAGCTCTTGGACTTCACAGTAAGTGCTGCTTTTATTCCACTCCCTGACATTCTGTCAGCCTATCATTGTGATGTGAGGGCCTGGACACACTCCTTCCACCTCCTCTAGCATGTCTTACCTTCATGAAGCTGGTGGTCTGTTCTGGATGCAGCAGGCAGATGCGCAGCTTGTTGCCTCTATATGGCATCTCCAGCATGTCGAACGCCAGCGCCTCGGGGACTGCCAGCACCACAGCAACCAGCCAGATCAGTGTCACCTCCACTGCTTTCCACAGAGGGATCCCCATCCCCTTCACCCTGCTCCAAGACGTGACTGCATGGTAACTGCacaaacaggacacagagtgcattagccgctttCAACAGTAACACATCTCgtgtctgtgtgttcatgtggcGTATTGGTGTCCTCACCGGTCAATGCTGAGCGCACACAGGCTGAGGACAGTGATTCCCACCGAGGCCTTCTGGATGAACGGCATCAACTTACAGACGTACACCCCAAACGGCCAGTCCTCTGCTatcagctgcagacaaacaacgCAGGAGGAACGAGAGGAAACAGATTTGTGATGAGAGAAACTTCAGAAGGTtcatctgtgtaaacacagacagaccTCTTTGAGGTTCATTTGGAGGTCCTTTCTTCctcatgttttccatcattaaTGAGCAGCTATAACAACAGACTGTGGCTGAAGTTCTTCTCCCAGAGGAGACGAGTTCTGTTCAGGGTCAGGAGAGTCTATTTAACAACAAATCAGAATGATGAGGGAAGTGCTCATACTAACCTACAGCATTGTCTCTAGTTTCCTGAAACAATCAGAGCTTGTGTGACCTTCCAGATTTCCTCATTAATTCTCATTAATGTCTTGAAACGCATCTTCATTCTATCGACATGTTTAACAATACTCCTATGTCACTCCTTAATctagaaatgcaggatgaaagaAACCTGAATCGGGGCAACTGTTGCAGTAAAGCAGCATTTCAACTTCATTTAATTAACATGAATCCTATcagatgtggaaaaaagaagtTTAAGCACTGTTTTGGTTCTGTCATTTGTGACTGGCTTACTTATTATGACTGACCCAGCTGGATAGCTTCACTTTGCAAACGCAAGGCAAGAGATCAAAAGACATTTGTCCGAAAATCCTAATACAACTCTTAGCATCTGCCTTCAATGAGTTATGTTTTGGTTTAAATTTCAGTCTAGGTAGGAAAAACAGtcaataaaaccaataaaaaccaGACGTAAACCACAGCAACAAACtaataaatcacacaaacatAACCACAGGAGGTGCCAACAAAGGCGCtataaatgtgtgaaataaatgGTCACGGAAATTGCTTTAGATAAGTGTTGCTAAATTAGACAAGCCTGTGTAATTGTTGTTGAATCAATATTTTATATCATCTGCATCTTATCACTATAAATAGTGTTTTTAATCCACAGACCTGGCTGAGATCATTCACTATGTACGGCAAAATGAACAAACGCTGCAGGCAGATTAAAGGTGTTTACCTTGAACACATTGATGGGGATGGCGATGATGATATAAAGCAGGTCCCCCAGTGCCAGGCTGCCAATCAGAACATTGGGTCCGTTCCTCATGCACTTGTTCTTATATATGATCCTGAGCAGCGTTGAGTTGCCGATGATC
This Amphiprion ocellaris isolate individual 3 ecotype Okinawa chromosome 13, ASM2253959v1, whole genome shotgun sequence DNA region includes the following protein-coding sequences:
- the LOC111569868 gene encoding endothelin receptor type B-like translates to MRAVALLCLFMAVEVRASRFIRDSQGSPEALEPLKSNTSALIPPPQPGRPRNSFPPMCVKPTEIKHAFKYVNTIISCLIFVVGIIGNSTLLRIIYKNKCMRNGPNVLIGSLALGDLLYIIIAIPINVFKLIAEDWPFGVYVCKLMPFIQKASVGITVLSLCALSIDRYHAVTSWSRVKGMGIPLWKAVEVTLIWLVAVVLAVPEALAFDMLEMPYRGNKLRICLLHPEQTTSFMKHYREVKDWWLFGFYFCFPLACTGIFYTLMSCEMLSRKKGMRIALNDHMKQRREVAKTVFCLVLIFAFCWLPLHLSRILKKTIYDQNDPNRCELLSFLLVMDYIGINMASLNSCINPIALYFVSQKFKNCFQSCLCCWCYRSSPLRERGSGGRWKGSCHGNGLDRSSSRSSYSQKYTSSS